Proteins from a genomic interval of Cuculus canorus isolate bCucCan1 chromosome 19, bCucCan1.pri, whole genome shotgun sequence:
- the BARHL1 gene encoding barH-like 1 homeobox protein — MEGSTGFGIDSILSHRAGSPAVPKGDPLVGDGRSPLELSPRSEGSSGCPSPRSPSRECLEAAVPRPGLDAHLQPGQVSAPSQSRTVTSSFLIRDILADCKPLAACAPYSSTNGPHGGQEPAGRIPTKPGEDFREKMEKNTSSSSSDSEYKVKEEGDREISSSRDSPPVRLKKPRKARTAFTDHQLAQLERSFERQKYLSVQDRMELAASLNLTDTQVKTWYQNRRTKWKRQTAVGLELLAEAGNYSALQRMFPSPYFYPQSLVSNLDPGAALYLYRGPSAPPPALQRPLVPRILIHGLQGGSEPPPPLPPLPGVLPRAAQPR, encoded by the exons ATGGAGGGCTCCACCGGCTTTGGGATCGACTCCATCCTCTCCCACCGAGCCGGCAGCCCTGCCGTGCCCAAGGGAGACCCGCTGGTGGGCGACGGCCGGTCCCCGCTGGAGCTGAGCCCCCGCTCGGAGGGCAGCAGCGGGTGCCCCTCGCCCCGCTCGCCGAGTCGCGAGTGCCTGGAGGCGGCGGTGCCGCGGCCGGGCCTGGATGCGCACCTCCAGCCGGGGCAGGTCTCGGCTCCCTCCCAGTCCCGGACCGtcacctcctccttcctcatCAGAGACATCCTGGCCGACTGCAAACCCCTGGCCGCCTGCGCTCCTTACTCCAGCACCAATGGACCTCACGGCGGGCAGGAGCCGGCGGGCAGGATCCCCACCAAACCCGGAGAGGACTTtagggagaaaatggaaaaaaacaccagcagctcctcctcgGATTCGGAGTACAAAG tgaAAGAAGAAGGGGACCGAGAGATCTCCAGCTCCCGGGACAGCCCCCCGGTGCGGCTGAAAAAGCCGCGCAAAGCCCGCACCGCCTTCACGGACCATCAGCTGGCCCAGCTGGAGCGCAGCTTCGAGAGGCAAAAGTACCTGAGCGTGCAGGACAGGATGGAGCTGGCCGCCTCCCTCAACCTCACCGACACGCAGGTCAAAACGTGGTACCAGAATAGAAG GACCAAGTGGAAAAGGCAGACGGCGGTGggcctggagctgctggccGAGGCTGGCAACTACTCAGCCCTCCAGAGGATGTTCCCTTCGCCCTATTTCTACCCGCAGAGTTTGGTCTCCAACCTGGACCCCGGCGCCGCTCTCTACCTGTACCGCGGCCCCAGCGCGCCGCCCCCCGCCCTCCAGAGACCCTTAGTGCCCCGCATCCTCATCCACGGACTGCAGGGCGGCAGCGAGCCCCCGCCGCCCCTGCCCCCCCTGCCCGGTGTCCTGCCCCGGGCCGCACAGCCCCGGTGA